A window of the Dickeya dianthicola NCPPB 453 genome harbors these coding sequences:
- the bglB gene encoding beta-galactosidase BglB, translated as MTTQSMSGPASNQQIDTLLNKVALAFCRLKAINSVTDGAQTSEALTIQFEEWDWEVGVGLYGFWKLARQRQDHAMLAALEQWYEQKLQAGLPPRQINSTAPMLVLALLCRDNPRPHWLAAVETWADWLLHALPKTEDGGFQHTVKERPNTGQLWDDTLFMAGLFLVVSAGVLKRRELLDEAEYQLLTHARYLADATTGLWYHGWTFLGRHHYAGAFWGRGNAWVTLVLPEICCLADSPLSVPVRRTLEAILTQQTRALAVCQHDSGLWHTLLNDPDSPLETSASAGFIAGILTARQLGMLADFPQAVLDKGLAAVMAQIDEQGVVQGVSDGTAMGHDLQFYHDIPNVAVPYGQALVMLMLLARRYAV; from the coding sequence ATGACAACACAATCCATGAGCGGACCCGCCAGCAACCAGCAGATTGATACGCTGCTGAATAAAGTGGCGCTGGCGTTTTGCCGCCTGAAAGCCATCAACAGCGTGACCGACGGCGCACAGACTAGCGAAGCGTTGACCATCCAGTTCGAAGAGTGGGACTGGGAAGTCGGCGTTGGGCTGTACGGCTTCTGGAAACTGGCGCGACAGCGGCAGGACCACGCCATGCTGGCGGCGCTGGAACAGTGGTACGAACAAAAATTGCAGGCCGGGCTGCCGCCGCGGCAAATCAACTCCACTGCGCCGATGCTGGTGCTGGCGCTGTTGTGCCGTGATAACCCGCGTCCGCACTGGCTGGCGGCGGTGGAAACGTGGGCGGACTGGCTGCTGCATGCGCTGCCGAAAACCGAAGACGGCGGCTTCCAGCACACGGTGAAAGAACGCCCCAACACCGGGCAACTGTGGGACGACACGCTGTTTATGGCCGGGCTGTTTCTGGTGGTCAGCGCCGGGGTGCTCAAACGCCGGGAACTGCTGGACGAGGCCGAATACCAGTTGCTAACTCACGCCCGCTATCTGGCGGACGCCACCACCGGGCTGTGGTATCACGGCTGGACGTTCCTTGGCCGCCACCATTACGCCGGGGCGTTCTGGGGGCGCGGCAATGCCTGGGTGACGCTGGTGCTGCCGGAAATCTGCTGTCTGGCGGACTCGCCGCTCTCGGTGCCGGTGCGCCGCACGCTGGAGGCTATCCTCACCCAGCAGACCCGCGCGCTGGCGGTCTGTCAGCATGATTCCGGGCTGTGGCACACCCTGCTCAACGACCCGGATTCGCCGCTGGAAACCTCCGCCAGCGCCGGTTTCATCGCCGGCATTCTTACCGCCCGCCAGCTCGGCATGTTGGCGGATTTCCCGCAGGCGGTGCTGGACAAAGGGCTGGCGGCGGTGATGGCGCAGATTGATGAACAGGGCGTGGTGCAAGGGGTGTCGGACGGCACCGCGATGGGCCACGACCTGCAGTTTTATCACGACATTCCCAATGTCGCCGTGCCGTACGGGCAGGCGCTGGTCATGTTGATGCTGCTGGCGCGGCGATATGCTGTTTGA
- a CDS encoding carbohydrate ABC transporter permease, with product MNRKSLIQPGASLVDTLVTPVEKSINLLQKFGGRQVMPWFFIAPNMLLFAVFVFIPILLAVCYAFTGGTNILLWDRPYVGLQNFATLLSCEQYTVPATCEQDLFWTGVYNTVSFTFFNVTCTLGVALVTALILNRKIIARGFFRAIFFYPVLLSPVVVGLVWQWFLNRNGLLNLVLSSLGGQPVTFLLEPSLARFWVVFVSVWFHVGFYTLILLAGLQAIPRDIYEAAAVDGTSRWRGFYRLTLPLLAPNILVVVILLTINSVQIFDEAWVLTNGGGPGTANNFIVQYIYQTAFSSNASLYGLASAASVLMGLVLMILTALQFLLTRRLEGKK from the coding sequence ATGAACCGAAAATCGCTGATTCAGCCCGGCGCGTCGCTGGTGGATACGCTGGTGACGCCGGTGGAAAAATCAATCAATCTGCTGCAAAAATTCGGCGGCCGCCAGGTAATGCCGTGGTTTTTCATCGCGCCGAACATGCTGCTGTTCGCCGTGTTCGTGTTTATTCCGATCCTGCTGGCGGTGTGCTACGCCTTCACCGGCGGCACCAACATTCTGCTGTGGGACCGGCCGTACGTCGGGTTGCAGAACTTCGCCACCCTGCTGAGTTGCGAGCAGTACACCGTGCCTGCCACCTGCGAGCAGGACCTGTTCTGGACCGGCGTCTACAACACCGTCTCGTTCACCTTTTTTAATGTGACGTGTACGCTCGGCGTGGCGCTGGTCACCGCGTTGATCCTCAACCGCAAAATCATCGCCCGCGGCTTTTTCCGCGCCATTTTCTTCTACCCGGTGCTGCTGTCGCCGGTGGTGGTCGGGCTGGTGTGGCAGTGGTTCCTTAACCGCAACGGGCTGCTGAATCTGGTGCTGTCGTCGCTGGGCGGCCAGCCGGTCACGTTTTTGCTGGAGCCGTCGCTGGCGCGTTTCTGGGTAGTGTTCGTGTCGGTGTGGTTTCACGTCGGTTTTTATACCCTGATTCTGCTGGCCGGGTTGCAGGCTATCCCGCGTGATATCTACGAGGCGGCGGCGGTGGACGGCACCTCGCGCTGGCGTGGATTCTATCGCCTGACGTTGCCGCTGCTGGCGCCCAACATTCTGGTGGTGGTGATCCTGTTGACCATCAACAGCGTGCAGATTTTCGATGAAGCCTGGGTGCTGACCAACGGCGGCGGGCCGGGCACCGCCAACAACTTTATTGTGCAGTACATCTATCAGACCGCGTTTTCGTCCAATGCGTCGCTGTACGGGCTAGCGTCGGCGGCGTCGGTGCTGATGGGGTTGGTGTTGATGATCCTGACGGCGTTGCAGTTTCTGCTCACCCGCCGTCTGGAAGGCAAAAAATAA
- a CDS encoding metal ABC transporter permease, whose product MTLISLLTEPFSDFGFMRRALVGCLALTLSAAPLGCFLLLRRMSLIGDALSHAVLPGVAAGYLISGMSLVAMGVGGFIAGLAVAMLSGVVSRHTELKEDASFAGFYLGSLALGVTLVSLRGSSVDLLHVLFGSILAIDASALLTIGVISSCSVLVLALIYRALVIESFDVTFLKILSRRSRALIHGLFLSLVVLNLVAGFQLLGTLMAVGMMMLPAACARFWTQRLPVMLLTAVGIGACASLVGLTWSYYADLPAGPAVILTTTLLFCFSVLFGSNGGMLRTRR is encoded by the coding sequence ATGACGCTGATATCGCTGTTGACCGAACCGTTCAGCGATTTCGGTTTCATGCGCCGGGCGCTGGTGGGCTGTCTGGCGCTGACCCTGAGCGCCGCGCCGCTCGGCTGTTTTTTACTGCTGCGCCGCATGAGCCTGATCGGCGACGCGCTGTCGCACGCGGTGCTGCCCGGCGTGGCGGCAGGCTACCTGATTTCCGGTATGTCGCTGGTGGCGATGGGCGTGGGTGGGTTTATCGCCGGGCTGGCGGTGGCGATGCTGTCCGGCGTGGTCAGCCGTCACACCGAACTGAAGGAAGACGCCAGTTTCGCCGGGTTCTATCTCGGCTCGCTGGCGCTGGGGGTGACGCTGGTGTCGCTGCGCGGTTCCAGCGTCGACCTGCTGCACGTGCTGTTCGGCTCTATTCTGGCGATCGACGCCAGTGCGCTTCTCACCATCGGCGTCATCAGTTCCTGCTCGGTGCTGGTGCTGGCGTTGATCTATCGGGCGCTGGTGATCGAATCGTTTGACGTCACCTTCCTGAAAATTTTGTCGCGCCGGTCGCGGGCGCTGATCCACGGCCTGTTTCTGTCGCTGGTGGTGCTGAATCTGGTGGCGGGCTTCCAGTTGCTCGGCACGCTGATGGCGGTCGGCATGATGATGCTGCCCGCCGCCTGCGCCCGTTTCTGGACCCAGCGCCTGCCCGTCATGCTGTTGACCGCGGTGGGCATCGGCGCCTGCGCCAGTCTGGTGGGGCTGACCTGGTCGTATTACGCCGATCTGCCCGCCGGCCCGGCGGTGATCCTCACCACTACGTTGTTGTTCTGTTTTTCGGTTCTGTTCGGTTCCAATGGCGGCATGTTGCGCACGCGTCGCTGA
- a CDS encoding ABC transporter substrate-binding protein translates to MNRYQHALLFSIMTLGAFASIHAIAAKTQITFLYSDDDPELVHFMEQKVKTFSQNNDHIDVNFVSTGYNALQTQLPMQLAAGLGPDIAKTTQMGLLSYTLDLRPYLADPAGFEKRYGAGIEKIMRINGVHKDNALPGFVASWTADLPFVNVTLFQQAGVPLPQPGYTLEQLMQASKQVAAKTGVAIPFTIDRSGFRFSGPAYSYGARYDQDGRINFPDAAAQAWIKDLKRWSDDGIFPREMWGAAGGGQYKSMADDFVNGNIVTYFSGNWQLNQFSKQIGNGFDWKMLPAPCKEKCISMGGATFIMPFKTSKHPKEVAEFMEWLGSDATQREIAERFNIIVGADIPALHYQTKDQHVIDGLNTARAEIANIPAYVFDWEKMESLGGSELYPIILTRFTQYLNNQVSYDEYLRLTENDVKRLNQTIAGNRQQQQKTQ, encoded by the coding sequence ATGAATCGCTACCAGCACGCGCTGTTATTTTCCATTATGACGCTGGGCGCTTTTGCCAGTATCCATGCCATTGCCGCAAAAACACAAATTACCTTTTTATACAGCGACGATGACCCGGAACTGGTCCATTTTATGGAACAGAAGGTGAAAACGTTTTCACAAAACAACGATCACATCGACGTGAATTTCGTCAGCACCGGTTACAACGCGCTGCAAACCCAGTTGCCGATGCAACTGGCCGCCGGTCTGGGGCCGGATATCGCCAAAACCACCCAGATGGGCCTGCTCTCCTACACGCTCGACCTGCGCCCTTATTTGGCCGACCCGGCCGGTTTTGAAAAACGCTACGGCGCCGGCATTGAAAAAATCATGCGCATCAACGGGGTACATAAGGATAACGCCCTGCCCGGTTTCGTCGCCTCCTGGACCGCCGACTTGCCGTTCGTCAACGTGACCCTGTTCCAGCAGGCCGGCGTGCCGCTGCCGCAACCGGGTTACACCCTGGAGCAGCTGATGCAGGCGTCGAAACAGGTGGCGGCAAAAACCGGCGTCGCCATTCCCTTCACCATTGACCGCAGCGGTTTTCGCTTCTCCGGCCCGGCCTATTCCTACGGCGCGCGCTACGACCAAGACGGCCGGATCAACTTCCCCGACGCCGCCGCACAGGCCTGGATCAAAGACCTGAAACGCTGGTCGGACGATGGCATCTTCCCGCGTGAAATGTGGGGCGCCGCCGGCGGCGGTCAGTACAAGAGCATGGCCGACGACTTTGTGAACGGCAACATCGTCACCTACTTCTCCGGCAACTGGCAGTTGAACCAGTTCAGCAAGCAGATCGGCAACGGCTTCGACTGGAAAATGCTGCCCGCGCCCTGCAAGGAAAAATGCATCTCGATGGGCGGCGCCACCTTTATCATGCCGTTCAAGACCAGCAAGCATCCGAAAGAAGTGGCGGAATTCATGGAATGGCTGGGCAGCGACGCCACCCAGCGTGAGATAGCCGAACGCTTCAATATCATCGTCGGCGCTGATATTCCGGCGTTGCATTACCAAACCAAGGATCAGCACGTGATCGACGGGTTGAACACCGCCCGCGCCGAGATCGCCAACATCCCGGCTTACGTGTTCGACTGGGAAAAAATGGAAAGTCTGGGCGGCAGCGAGCTGTATCCGATCATCCTGACCCGCTTTACCCAGTACCTGAACAATCAGGTGTCGTACGACGAGTATCTGCGCCTGACGGAAAACGACGTGAAACGGCTCAACCAGACCATCGCCGGCAACCGGCAGCAACAGCAGAAAACCCAGTAA
- a CDS encoding carbohydrate ABC transporter permease, with protein MMKIIAFLTRTRYPGRIHVTDILSWVWLVVGTLLVLIPVMWAAMSSLKTPAEINRFPPSFLPEAASTVTLPDYPKPLELWQTKQDDGSSKTLAMVRRIGLLAQMVDPNAPQEVMRVPVQNLTPQKTLHLETDNYTTPMSKFHFATYLKNTVFVTVMATLLTLLLSSMAAFALAKYEFRGRGTVLTLFLSTMMIPLSVVMVPTFLVVIGLRMGDNLWGVIIPTIATPTGVFLLRQYMLTIPDELIEAARIDAASEFRIYWKIILPLTAPALAVLAIFSVIWRWNDFLWPLIVLSSQDNFTLQIGLNAFQGQFSVQWHYILAMTMLSLLPVTAVFVFLQKYITTGIANTGMK; from the coding sequence ATGATGAAGATAATCGCATTTCTTACCCGCACCCGTTATCCGGGGCGGATTCACGTCACCGACATCCTGAGCTGGGTGTGGCTGGTGGTGGGCACGCTGCTGGTGCTGATCCCGGTGATGTGGGCGGCGATGTCGTCGCTGAAAACCCCGGCGGAGATCAACCGCTTCCCACCCAGTTTTCTGCCGGAAGCCGCCAGCACCGTCACGCTGCCCGACTACCCGAAACCGCTGGAGCTGTGGCAGACGAAGCAGGACGACGGCAGCAGCAAAACGCTGGCGATGGTGCGGCGCATCGGCCTGCTGGCGCAGATGGTGGACCCTAACGCGCCGCAGGAGGTGATGCGGGTGCCGGTGCAGAACCTGACGCCGCAGAAAACCCTGCATCTGGAAACCGACAACTACACCACGCCGATGTCGAAATTCCACTTCGCCACCTACCTGAAAAATACCGTGTTCGTGACGGTGATGGCGACGCTGCTGACGCTGCTGCTCAGTTCGATGGCGGCGTTTGCGCTGGCGAAATATGAGTTTCGCGGGCGCGGCACGGTGCTGACGCTGTTTCTGTCCACCATGATGATCCCGCTGTCGGTGGTGATGGTGCCGACCTTCCTGGTGGTGATTGGCCTGCGCATGGGCGACAACCTGTGGGGGGTGATCATCCCCACCATCGCTACGCCCACCGGGGTGTTCCTGCTGCGCCAGTACATGCTGACCATCCCCGATGAGCTGATCGAAGCCGCGCGCATCGACGCCGCCAGCGAGTTTCGCATCTACTGGAAAATCATCCTGCCGCTCACCGCGCCGGCGCTGGCGGTGCTGGCGATCTTCTCGGTGATTTGGCGCTGGAACGACTTCCTGTGGCCGCTGATCGTGCTGTCCAGTCAGGACAACTTCACGTTGCAAATCGGCCTGAACGCGTTTCAGGGGCAGTTCTCGGTGCAGTGGCACTACATTCTGGCGATGACCATGTTGTCGCTGCTGCCGGTGACGGCGGTGTTTGTGTTCCTGCAAAAATACATCACCACCGGCATTGCCAACACGGGAATGAAATAA
- a CDS encoding LacI family DNA-binding transcriptional regulator yields the protein MATLKDIAERAGVSISTVSRVLNGTAPISAKVRQQIMAIATEQGYPLHKTNKTAETTEPLRHIMLATPRNLMLENDLNLVSLTLINRLKTLCQQRNIQLSPFVGEPDSINEQQLLQALRGGKANGILIVNDDHPTLLNAVAESGVPAVLINGEDPTMRLNTVMPANYYAATAAVRYLIAQGHRRILHLTWPSRQTIRERERGYRSALAQAAIAPDERLILSLPDFQPLTARDALLGWLARHPDRLGVTAIFCAADNQAIGVADALSQHGLRVPDDISVMGMDDILPLDMLPLALTTVHLPFEEMARAALQLLTQQLLPAQALGVAQRIELAGHLVVRESVRGH from the coding sequence ATGGCGACGCTCAAAGATATCGCCGAGCGCGCGGGCGTGTCGATCAGCACCGTATCGCGGGTGCTGAACGGCACGGCGCCGATCAGCGCCAAAGTACGCCAGCAGATTATGGCGATCGCCACCGAGCAGGGCTATCCGCTGCATAAGACGAACAAAACGGCCGAGACCACGGAGCCGCTGCGCCACATTATGCTGGCGACGCCACGCAACCTGATGCTGGAAAACGACCTTAATCTGGTGTCGCTGACGCTGATCAACCGGCTGAAAACCCTGTGTCAGCAGCGCAACATCCAGCTCAGTCCGTTTGTCGGCGAGCCGGACAGCATCAACGAACAGCAATTGTTGCAGGCGCTGCGGGGCGGCAAGGCCAACGGCATTCTGATCGTCAATGACGACCATCCGACGTTGCTGAACGCGGTGGCGGAAAGCGGCGTACCGGCGGTATTGATCAACGGCGAAGACCCGACCATGCGGCTTAACACCGTGATGCCGGCCAACTACTATGCGGCGACGGCGGCAGTGCGTTATCTGATAGCACAGGGGCATCGTCGTATCCTGCACCTGACCTGGCCTTCGCGTCAGACCATCCGCGAGCGTGAGCGCGGCTATCGCAGCGCGCTGGCGCAGGCCGCTATCGCACCGGACGAACGGTTGATTCTGTCGCTGCCGGATTTCCAGCCGCTGACCGCTCGCGACGCGCTGCTCGGTTGGCTGGCCCGCCACCCGGACCGGCTGGGCGTAACCGCCATTTTCTGCGCCGCCGATAATCAGGCCATCGGCGTGGCCGATGCGCTCAGTCAGCACGGCTTGCGGGTGCCGGATGATATCTCGGTGATGGGGATGGACGATATTCTGCCGCTGGATATGCTGCCGCTGGCGCTCACCACCGTGCATCTGCCGTTCGAAGAGATGGCGCGCGCCGCGCTGCAACTGCTCACCCAGCAACTGCTGCCCGCGCAGGCGCTCGGCGTCGCCCAGCGCATCGAGCTAGCCGGGCATCTGGTTGTCAGGGAGTCGGTGCGGGGGCATTAA
- a CDS encoding AAA family ATPase codes for MFDTLELENFGAFKEAKFDFTNGINVFIGENGTGKTHVMKLLYCLQQQGGNKDLLYKKIANVFRPAKGDISRLVNRKKGATCAKILLSTIDSGGITLEFDNTRHHRFDLSGRLDMVSDPVFIPVKEVLSFAPGFVSLYDKYELAFEEIYYDIIKQAYLPARKGAPLRDHQPLLDIIRKTVGGKVSVTNDEFQLTSNNARLEISLVAEGHRKLALIWQLIHNGSLFTNNTLFWDEPEANLNPSLMKDVVLILKMLAERGVQIFVATHNYAFLRELDFLKEDVEVRYFSLEKNKNEGVVSRSFGCYEDISPNKIADEYLRLYDLEVKRSLGGVR; via the coding sequence ATGTTTGATACCCTTGAGTTAGAGAATTTTGGTGCTTTCAAAGAAGCGAAGTTTGATTTTACAAATGGTATCAATGTCTTTATCGGGGAGAATGGTACAGGAAAGACTCATGTTATGAAATTGCTATATTGCCTGCAACAGCAAGGAGGCAATAAAGATCTCTTATATAAGAAAATCGCGAATGTCTTTCGCCCTGCCAAAGGTGATATTTCCCGATTAGTGAACAGGAAAAAGGGCGCGACGTGTGCGAAAATATTATTGTCAACAATAGATAGCGGTGGTATTACTCTTGAGTTTGATAATACCAGACACCACCGTTTTGATTTATCAGGCCGATTAGATATGGTTTCGGATCCTGTTTTTATCCCTGTGAAGGAAGTGTTATCCTTCGCACCAGGATTCGTTTCTCTTTATGACAAATATGAGTTGGCTTTTGAAGAGATTTATTATGATATTATTAAGCAAGCTTACCTTCCTGCAAGGAAAGGAGCCCCGTTAAGGGATCATCAACCTCTGCTGGATATCATCAGAAAAACGGTTGGTGGTAAAGTGAGCGTCACTAATGATGAGTTTCAGTTAACGTCAAATAACGCCAGACTTGAAATTTCTCTGGTTGCTGAAGGGCATCGTAAATTAGCGCTGATCTGGCAACTCATTCATAATGGCTCGTTGTTTACCAATAATACTCTTTTCTGGGATGAACCCGAGGCTAACCTTAATCCGTCTTTAATGAAAGATGTCGTGCTTATCTTGAAGATGTTGGCGGAGAGAGGGGTTCAAATCTTTGTCGCGACACATAACTATGCTTTTTTGCGTGAATTAGACTTCCTCAAGGAGGATGTTGAAGTTCGCTATTTTTCGCTAGAAAAAAATAAAAATGAGGGCGTGGTTTCTCGCAGCTTTGGATGCTATGAGGATATCAGTCCTAATAAGATCGCTGATGAGTATTTACGCTTATATGATTTGGAGGTTAAGCGCTCTCTTGGCGGTGTTCGATGA
- a CDS encoding ABC transporter ATP-binding protein: MASLELKNVHKNYGSIQIIKGVDLIIRDGEFMVFVGPSGCGKSTLLRMIAGLEPITDGELWIGDRKVNSLGPAERKIAMVFQSYALYPHLSVRKNLAFGLENLHFPKDEIERRIGEAARMLGLEPYLERKPRALSGGQQQRVAIGRAIVRDPDLFLFDEPLSNLDAKLRVQTRGELTRLHQKLRTTMIYVTHDQVEAMTMAQRIVVLNGGRIEQVGTPLELFNRPKNKFVAGFIGSPRMNMFHATISSASDDGVDVRCPSGNLLRLPFRGEEGKTVALGIRPSHCQLVSEHDDGVSLCIDRCEMMGHETFIYGRCGGIEDELIVHLPGHHEFRAGELVFVRFPQDYCHLFDADSGQSLPRLTERDA; this comes from the coding sequence ATGGCGAGTCTGGAACTAAAAAACGTCCATAAAAATTATGGATCGATACAGATTATCAAAGGTGTGGATCTGATAATCCGCGACGGGGAGTTCATGGTGTTCGTCGGGCCGTCCGGCTGCGGTAAGTCCACGTTGCTACGGATGATCGCCGGTCTGGAGCCGATCACCGACGGCGAGCTGTGGATAGGCGATCGCAAGGTCAACAGTCTTGGCCCGGCGGAGCGAAAAATCGCGATGGTGTTCCAGTCTTACGCGCTGTATCCGCATCTGTCGGTGCGCAAGAATCTGGCGTTCGGGCTGGAAAACCTGCATTTCCCCAAAGACGAAATTGAACGGCGGATTGGGGAAGCCGCGCGCATGTTGGGGCTGGAGCCGTATCTGGAGCGCAAACCGCGGGCGCTGTCCGGCGGGCAGCAGCAGCGCGTCGCCATCGGCCGCGCCATCGTGCGCGACCCGGATCTCTTCCTGTTTGACGAACCGCTGTCTAACCTGGACGCCAAACTGCGGGTACAGACCCGCGGCGAACTGACCCGGCTGCACCAGAAATTGCGCACCACCATGATTTACGTCACCCACGACCAGGTAGAGGCGATGACGATGGCCCAGCGCATCGTGGTGCTCAACGGCGGGCGCATCGAACAAGTGGGAACGCCGCTGGAGCTGTTCAACCGGCCGAAAAACAAGTTTGTGGCCGGCTTTATCGGTTCGCCGCGCATGAATATGTTCCACGCCACCATCAGCAGCGCGTCGGATGACGGGGTGGACGTGCGCTGTCCGTCCGGCAATCTGCTGCGCCTGCCGTTTCGCGGCGAAGAGGGGAAAACGGTGGCGCTGGGTATCCGGCCGTCGCACTGTCAACTGGTGAGCGAGCATGACGACGGCGTGTCGCTGTGCATCGACCGCTGCGAAATGATGGGGCACGAAACCTTTATCTACGGCCGCTGCGGCGGTATCGAAGACGAGCTGATCGTGCATTTGCCGGGGCATCATGAATTCCGCGCCGGCGAGCTGGTGTTTGTCCGCTTCCCGCAAGACTATTGCCACCTGTTTGACGCCGACAGCGGCCAGTCGCTGCCGCGCCTGACGGAACGGGATGCCTGA
- a CDS encoding BadF/BadG/BcrA/BcrD ATPase family protein: MTAGRNTDEPLYAGVDGGGTGCRARIYRADGTPLGQGGGGRANLLLGVETVRQAVDDALMQALKHSGLGEQDSPRLHVGLALAGAEHRCAYQAFLALPHSYAAQVLNTDALGACLAVNQGDDAGVVIAGTGSCGLAWHQRAITAYGGHEFPISDQGSGARLGLAALQYLWGVKQGWAAPSALSQQQALPFDSEAEATGWLNQAKPGDYAQFARPVFDCARRGDALATSLLQQTAREIEGLLAAVATHPLPRLSLMGSIGLHIRPWLGEAWQQRLSPPAGDALDGARLIAVNHYALYA, from the coding sequence ATGACTGCCGGACGTAATACCGACGAACCGCTGTATGCCGGCGTTGACGGCGGCGGCACCGGCTGTCGGGCGCGAATTTACCGGGCCGACGGCACGCCGCTCGGTCAGGGCGGCGGCGGCCGCGCTAATCTGCTGCTGGGCGTGGAAACGGTGCGTCAGGCGGTGGACGATGCGCTGATGCAGGCGCTGAAACACAGCGGACTGGGCGAGCAGGACAGCCCGCGTCTGCACGTCGGGCTGGCGCTGGCCGGCGCCGAACACCGCTGCGCCTATCAGGCATTTCTGGCGTTGCCGCATTCCTACGCCGCGCAGGTGTTAAATACCGATGCGCTGGGCGCTTGTCTGGCGGTCAATCAGGGGGACGACGCCGGGGTGGTGATCGCCGGCACCGGCTCCTGTGGGCTGGCGTGGCATCAACGCGCCATCACCGCCTACGGCGGCCACGAATTCCCGATTTCCGATCAGGGCAGCGGCGCGCGTCTCGGGCTGGCGGCCCTGCAATACCTCTGGGGCGTCAAACAGGGGTGGGCGGCGCCGTCGGCATTAAGCCAGCAGCAGGCGCTGCCGTTTGACAGCGAGGCGGAAGCGACGGGCTGGCTGAATCAGGCCAAACCGGGCGACTACGCCCAGTTCGCCCGGCCGGTGTTTGACTGCGCCCGTCGGGGCGATGCGCTGGCGACCAGCCTGCTGCAACAGACCGCCCGCGAGATTGAAGGGTTGCTGGCGGCGGTGGCGACACACCCACTGCCCCGCCTGTCGCTGATGGGCAGCATTGGTCTGCATATCCGCCCTTGGCTGGGCGAAGCATGGCAACAGCGGCTGTCGCCGCCCGCCGGCGACGCGCTGGACGGCGCGCGGCTGATTGCCGTCAACCACTACGCGCTCTACGCCTGA
- a CDS encoding metal ABC transporter ATP-binding protein: MIALHTLMFGYPGQPPLGTLDGCFDGGSLTAIVGANGTGKSTLLKTLAGLLPPLGGHFCMAPQARRQLGYLPQLAEFDRQFPLSVNDLVLMGCAPHCGMFGRISGAWRKKAHEALDTVGMAEFAQAHIGTLSGGQLQRVLFARLLVMQSPVILLDEPFTGIDAQTTRTLLTVVRQLHQQGRTILAVLHDLEQVAAHFPRVLMLRPEGHHWGDCHEVLPFSTFSTSSTFAGVPPQLRRVP, from the coding sequence ATGATCGCATTACATACATTGATGTTTGGTTATCCGGGCCAGCCGCCGCTGGGCACGCTGGACGGTTGTTTTGACGGCGGTTCGCTGACCGCCATCGTCGGCGCCAACGGCACCGGTAAATCCACCCTGCTCAAAACCCTGGCCGGCTTGTTGCCGCCGCTTGGCGGTCATTTTTGCATGGCGCCGCAGGCGCGCCGTCAACTGGGCTACCTGCCGCAACTGGCCGAGTTCGACCGGCAGTTTCCGCTCAGCGTCAATGATCTGGTGCTGATGGGCTGCGCGCCGCATTGCGGCATGTTCGGCCGTATTTCCGGCGCGTGGCGGAAAAAGGCCCACGAGGCGCTGGATACCGTCGGCATGGCGGAATTCGCGCAGGCGCACATCGGCACGCTCTCCGGCGGCCAGTTACAGCGCGTACTGTTCGCCCGGCTGCTGGTGATGCAGTCGCCGGTGATCCTGCTGGATGAACCCTTTACCGGCATCGATGCCCAGACTACCCGCACCTTGCTGACGGTTGTCCGGCAGTTGCATCAGCAAGGGCGCACCATTCTGGCGGTGCTGCACGACCTGGAACAGGTGGCAGCGCATTTCCCGCGCGTGCTGATGCTCCGCCCGGAAGGCCACCACTGGGGGGATTGCCATGAGGTGCTGCCCTTCTCAACCTTCTCGACCTCTTCGACCTTCGCGGGCGTTCCGCCGCAGTTGAGGCGGGTGCCATGA
- a CDS encoding glucosamine kinase: protein MKRQLIHLPIDGDAPFDWQTEHDLCQQRWPDEDRILVVTGTFTRLLCWRQGRLQRYGGSLFPVGDPASQARLGLWGVQAMLQAVEGMTPLTPLASTLFARFDNHIEQVVDWSKQALVGDYAALAADILAQPDDPLAVPLLKRGARELAALLRRSDARRQEQVCFSGALAAACFPYLDREIQP from the coding sequence ATGAAACGCCAGTTGATTCACCTGCCTATCGACGGCGACGCGCCGTTTGACTGGCAGACGGAACATGACCTCTGCCAGCAACGGTGGCCGGACGAAGACCGTATTTTGGTGGTGACCGGCACCTTCACCCGGCTGCTGTGCTGGCGGCAGGGTCGGCTGCAACGTTACGGCGGCAGCCTGTTTCCGGTGGGCGACCCGGCCAGTCAGGCACGACTCGGGCTGTGGGGCGTACAGGCGATGTTGCAGGCGGTAGAAGGCATGACGCCGCTCACGCCGCTGGCCAGCACGCTGTTTGCCCGCTTCGATAATCATATCGAACAGGTGGTGGACTGGTCAAAACAGGCGCTGGTCGGCGATTACGCCGCACTGGCGGCCGATATTCTCGCGCAGCCGGACGACCCGCTGGCGGTGCCGCTGCTAAAACGCGGCGCCCGCGAACTGGCGGCGCTGCTGCGCCGGTCTGACGCGCGCCGGCAGGAACAGGTCTGCTTTAGCGGCGCGCTGGCGGCGGCCTGTTTTCCTTACCTTGATCGGGAGATTCAGCCATGA